The Lycium barbarum isolate Lr01 chromosome 12, ASM1917538v2, whole genome shotgun sequence genome includes a region encoding these proteins:
- the LOC132623068 gene encoding probable F-box protein At4g22030 has protein sequence MATLQASSFLSSSCSATSFSSCRRGNITAKINIPKIQTNKISLPRIIQRRGLPEHEQFSNNTIEELLSPSRILSDTNDGPDLLVIEKLYAIKEAVADRVEMHRNIGEQRSQWNSMLLTSINGITLAAATMAGIAASSGAGGDSILGLKMSSTSMYLAATGMLAIINKIQPSQLAEEQRNATRLFQDLHNQIETTLSIGHPSAIEVKDAMDKVLALDKAYPLPLLGVMLEKFPSSVEPAVWWPQQRRRQPKRASDNTENKGNGWNGELEEEMKEIMGVLGRKDQEEYISLGKKALKLNKLLAMSGPLLTGLAAIGSMFIESSPSHGSNWAAMLGIVGGALASAVNTVEHGGQVGMVFEMYRSNAGFFQYMQESIESNLTETETERRENGEVFEMKVALKLGRSLSDLRNLAASSSWKTENIDEFASKLF, from the coding sequence ATGGCAACTCTTCAAGCATCAAGTTTCTTGAGCTCATCTTGTTCGGCTACCTCTTTTTCATCTTGCCGAAGAGGAAACATTACAGCAAAGATCAATATTCCCAAGATACAGACCAACAAAATCTCTCTCCCTAGGATAATTCAAAGAAGAGGATTGCCAGAGCATGAACAATTTAGCAACAACACAATAGAGGAACTGCTTAGTCCATCAAGAATATTAAGTGATACAAATGATGGTCCTGATCTGCTGGTTATTGAGAAGCTTTACGCTATCAAAGAGGCAGTTGCAGATAGAGTAGAAATGCACAGAAATATTGGAGAGCAGAGAAGCCAATGGAATAGTATGCTTTTGACATCCATTAATGGGATAACATTAGCTGCTGCTACAATGGCTGGCATTGCAGCTAGCAGTGGTGCTGGTGGTGATTCTATTTTGGGACTAAAAATGTCTTCCACTTCGATGTATTTGGCTGCCACCGGCATGTTGGCTATCATCAACAAGATTCAACCATCCCAGCTTGCTGAAGAACAAAGAAACGCAACAAGGCTTTTTCAAGATCTCCATAACCAAATCGAAACAACTTTATCAATCGGTCATCCTTCAGCTATTGAAGTCAAAGACGCTATGGACAAAGTCTTGGCTCTTGACAAGGCCTACCCACTTCCTCTTCTTGGCGTAATGTTAGAGAAATTTCCATCTTCTGTGGAACCTGCTGTTTGGTGGCCTCAACAACGTCGAAGGCAGCCCAAAAGAGCAAGTGATAATACTGAAAACAAGGGGAACGGATGGAATGGTGAATTGGAGGAGGAAATGAAAGAAATAATGGGAGTTTTGGGCAGAAAAGACCAGGAAGAATACATTAGCCTGGGGAAAAAGGCCTTGAAATTGAACAAGCTTTTAGCAATGTCTGGTCCTTTGCTCACAGGCCTAGCAGCAATTGGCTCAATGTTTATAGAATCCTCTCCTTCTCATGGATCTAATTGGGCAGCCATGCTTGGAATTGTTGGTGGCGCATTGGCAAGTGCAGTTAACACAGTAGAGCATGGTGGACAAGTTGGCATGGTATTCGAGATGTATAGGAGCAACGCTGGTTTCTTCCAGTACATGCAAGAATCTATTGAATCAAACTTGACAGAAACAGAAACAGAAAGAAGAGAAAATGGAGAAGTGTTTGAGATGAAGGTGGCTTTGAAATTAGGAAGGAGCTTGTCTGACCTAAGAAATCTTGCAGCTTCTTCATCATGGAAAACAGAAAATATTGACGAGTTTGCAAGCAAGCTTTTTTAA